CGCGGCCCGCTCGGCCGGCACGGTCCTCGTCGTCGACGAGACGATGACCGAGCTCCACCTCGACGACGACCTGGAGATGCCCCGGCCGGTCTGCGCCTTCGACCCGGCGGGCTCGACGGTCCTGACGGTCGGCTCGGCCAGCAAGGCCTTCTGGGCGGGCATGCGGATCGGCTGGGTCCGGGCCGCCCCCGACGTCATCCGCTCCCTCGTGGCCGCGCGCGCGTACGCGGACCTCGGCACCCCCGTACTGGAACAGCTCGGCGTGAACTGGCTGATGGGGACCGGCGGCTGGGAGGAGGCCGTGAGCCTCCGGCGTGCACAGGCGCGCGAGAACCGGGACGCGATCGTCGCCGCGGTCCGCAGGGAGCTGCCGGAGTGGGAGTTCTCGGTGCCGCGCGGCGGGCTGACCCTCTGGGTCCGCACCGGCGGGCTCTCCGGCTCCCGGCTCGCCGAGGCGGGCGAACGCGTCGGCGTCCGGGTCCCCTCGGGCCCGCGGTTCGGCGTGGACGGCGCCTTCGAGGGCTTCATCCGGCTGCCCTTCACGGTCGGCGGTCCGGTCGCCGACGAGGCGGCCGCCCGGCTGGCCGCCGCGGCGCGCCTGGTGGAGTCGGGCGCGGGCGGGGGAGTGGAGCCGCCCCGCTCGTTCGTGGCGTAGGGGCGTGACGGCGTATGCCGAGAGGCCGGTACGGACGGGGGTCCGTACCGGCCTCTCGGCTTGTCCGGGGCCTGCTCAGCCCTCGGCCGCGACCGGAGCGTGGCGGGGCTGCGGGCCCGGGTCCGGTGCGAAGCGCGGGGCGGGTTCGCCCTCGTAACGGACCACGGAGGCGACCGGGGCGGCGTCGGGCTGGTGGAGCGGCCGGGCGGGGACCGGGGCGGGGGCCGAGGCCGGGATCGTCTCCACCGCCGCCACCGGCACCGTCTCGAGTGCCACCGTCCCGATGGCCACGGTGTCGCCCCCCACCGTCTCGACGGCCACCGCGTCCGCCGCCGTGCGGCGCTCCGGGAGCAGCGCGAGGACCGCCTGGCGGTGCGCCTCGCTCGTGGCGTCGTCGTACGGGTCGGGCGTCGCCGGCACCTGGAGGCGCAGGACCGGGCCCGTACCGAGCCGGGCGTAGCCACGGCCCGGCGGCACCTGGGGCGTCGGCGTGGTGTGGGGTGCGACGCCGAGGACGGACTCGATCTGCTCCGAGGAGGCGGGGCCGAGCACGATCCGCGCCCGGGTGTGGCTCCGTACCGTCTCGCTCAGCGTGTCCGTGCTGTCGAACTGCTCGGCCACCACCACCGTGACCTGTGCCGCGCGCCCGTGCCGCAGCGGCACCTGGAGCAGCTCCTGCGGGTCGGGGCGGCCGTCGGCGGCGGCCAGGTGGCCGAGGACGCCCGGCCGGTCGAGGAGGATCCACAGCGGCCGCCGGGTGTCCTCCGGCGCGGGATGCCCCGCCTGGCGGGCGCGGTTGGCGGCGATCAGCCGCCGCTCCGTCTCGTGCGCCGCCCACTCCAGGCTGGCCAGGGCTCCGGAGAGTCCGCATTCGACGGCGAGGACGCCGTCGCGGCCGGTCAGGCAGGCGTACTCGCCGGTGCCGCCGCCCTCGACGATCAGCACGTCCCCGTGGGGGAGGGCCTGGAGCGCGATCGAGCGCAGCAGGGAGGTGGTGCCGCTGCCCGGCTGGCCCACGGCGAGCAGGTGCGGCTCGGTGGAGCGGGGGCCGGTGCGCCAGACCACGGCCGGGGCGTCCTCCGTGTCGTCCGCCGTGACCACGGGCACGGTCCGCTGCACGGCGTCCCCGTCGGTGAAGCCGAGCACGGTCTCGCCCGGCACCGTGACGAAACGCTGGGCGGCGATGGTGGTGGGCAGGGCGGGCAGCACGCTCATGACGAGCCGGTTGCCCTCCTGGTCCCAGTCGAAGTGGTACTCGCGGCCGCGGCCCGACTTGGCGTGCAGCAGCTGCTCGACGCGGGCGCGCGCGGCCGGCTCGCCGTCGGTGAAGTACGGGGGGTACGCGATCCTCAGCCGCGTCGGCCGTCCGTCCTCGTCGAAGGCGTACTCCGCGAAGGCGCCGCTCCAGTCGCCGCCGTGGGCGAAGAGCGGGGAGGGATCGTCGGGGACGGAGAAGTACGGCACGAGGGCCTCGTACAGGCCCTTGAGCCGGGCGATCTCCGCGTCGTCGGGCCCGGTCTTGACGACCGGGCGTTCGCGCCCCTTCCACGCGGCGGCGCCCATGAGCGTGACGAGCGCGAGCAGCGGCCCGTACGGCACGAGGGCGACGACGAGGACGCAGGCCGCGACCAGGAGCAGCGTGGGACCGCGCCGCTCCTTGGGGGTCGCGGCCCACTTGGCGCGCGCGGTCGCGGCCAGCTTCCGCAGACCACGGGAGACCGTGATCAGCGGCTGGAGCACGTCGGTGGCGCTGTCGGCGGCCGTGCGCGCGATCTCTCGGCTACGAGCGATCTGCGCGCTGCCGCTGCTCAGAATGCGGGGGAGTGGTCGCCGGGCCACGTCGTACTCCTGGTTTCGTGGAAGGGGCTGGGTGAAGGGGCGGGAAGCCCCCTCGGGGCGTCAGAACTTGATTCCGCCCAGGAGACCGGCGAGGCTCTGCCCGCCCGCCGTGATGCTGGGGGCGATGGCGGTGCCCGCGAGGTAGAAGCCGAACAGCGCGCTGACGAGGGCGTGGGAGGCCTTCATCCCGTCCTTCTTGAAGAACAGGAAGCAGATGATGCCGAGCAGGACCACGCCTGAGATGGACAGGATCATTTGGTGTTCTCCTGGTTGAGGGGACAGTCACCATGAGTCCTTCCAGGTTCACAGCAAGTATCTATGTGACTAAAGGTGCATTAGAGTGAAATTCGCCGGATTTCACTTGACCGGCTCACAGCTGATGCCTCGCCGGGTGGCGAAAACCCGGCGGTGAGCTAGAGGCGCGCCGAGGGCGGATCGCGGTGATCTTTGCCTCGGTGGGGCACGGTCATGTAGCCCGCCGGGCAGTACCCTGTCGATTCACTCGTACGGCCGCGCTTGCCGTGCGCAGGTCAACACTGCAGGAGAGAGGCGGTTCCACCCGATGAGCGAGACTCCGGACCCCGAAGTCATCGAGCTGGCGTCCAAGGTCTTCGACCTCGCGCGCACGGGAGACGCCGCCGCCCTGGCCGCCTACGTCGACGCGGGCGTCCCGGCGAACCTCACCAACGACAAGGGCGACTCCCTCGTCATGCTCGCCGCCTACCACGGCCACGCCGCCGCGGTCTCGGCCCTCCTGGAGCGCGGCGCCGACGCGGACCGCGCCAACGACCGCGGCCAGACCCCGCTCGCGGGCGCCGTCTTCAAGGGCGAGGACGCCGTCATCCGCGCCCTGCTCGCCGGCGGCGCAAATCCGGAGTCCGGGACTCCGTCCGCCGTCGACACCGCCCGCATGTTCGGCAAGGCCGACCTCCTGGAGCTCTTCGGAGCCCGGTGAACGGGTACTGAACCCCAGGTGAGAGCAGCGTCGTAAATGTGGTCGCGGTGGCGAAATGGGTGGGTCATCATGACGTCGAGCCCGGCAGACCGGGCCACCGACGAGAGGCAGAGGAAGATGGTCACTGGCAAGCGAAGGACGACGAGCGGCCCGACATGTTGCCGCACGGCCTAGGTGTACAGCGATGTACCGCCTGACCCGGGTCATCCCGGTCTCCCCCGGTCGTGTCGACAGCTTGATGTGAGGCGTCTTCCATGTTCGATCCAGTCATAGCGCCGAGCGGCACCCTGCTCGGCCTGCTGCAGAGGGGCCGCGGCGACGGCACCCTGCACGCGCTCGCCGCGCCACGGGCCGAGGCCCTCGCGGCCCTCAGCCACTGCGTTCTCGCCGACCCCCGCCACGACTGGCAGGTCGAG
The sequence above is a segment of the Streptomyces sp. NBC_01255 genome. Coding sequences within it:
- a CDS encoding ankyrin repeat domain-containing protein, whose protein sequence is MSETPDPEVIELASKVFDLARTGDAAALAAYVDAGVPANLTNDKGDSLVMLAAYHGHAAAVSALLERGADADRANDRGQTPLAGAVFKGEDAVIRALLAGGANPESGTPSAVDTARMFGKADLLELFGAR